The Fulvivirga maritima genome segment AATGTCAGCTAAATAAGGCTTAGAAAATTCATCCTCCATCTGTCTTATTTTTCGTAAATCATATTGCTGCAATGAATCATGCCCAAACTGTGCCCTCTCTTTAGCTAGAAACTGGGTTACCTTTTGAGTTATCAATTTTTTGTACGAATTATCGCCTTTTGAAATAGAACTGGAAACATTCCTATAATAGTAAAGGACTTCCGGCACATTTGTAGTCTTATACCTTTCTATTATCCTAAGAGCCAAATCGTAATCCATATTATTTTTAAAGTATGGCCTAAAAACTTGTCCAATGCTATCCAAAACGTCTCTTCTAATAAACATAGATGCATCTCCATCAGTATTTGCATACCTCATATTCTCCTTAATTAAAGTAAAATCCGTTTCTTTATTTCTAAATACTCCCAAAGGCCTACCAGACTCAGACATCCGCTCCATTGAATGACCACTCATATATATGTCTGGTCTAGAATTTAATAAACTTATCATCTTTGCAAAGCGGTTTGGTGTACTTATATCATCGGCATCATGAATAGTGATGATTTCTCCAATGGACTTTTCAAATAACTTTTGAACAGTGACAGGCTTATGATAATTATGCTCGTTATGAAATGTCTTAATTCTTTTATCTGAATAAGAATCAATAATATATTTAGTGCTGTCAGTAGACCCATCATCTGCAATTAATAACTCAAAATCAGTAAATTTTTGAGCTAAGATCGAATCAATTGACTCTTTTATAAACCTCTCAGCATTATATGCTGACATTAAAACTGACAGTTTGCACATTTAACATTAACTTAAAATATTATTTAATTTTTGGATCTGCTCCATCAAATTCAATCGTTTGGTATTTTCAAAATTAAAATTATACCCACTAGCGACTTTTAATAGGTTTTCACTCATCTCAAGCACATCCCCTTCCTCGCTTAGAAATCCATTAACACCATGTTTAACAATTTCTGGTATCCCTGAGTGATTAGTAGATATAACTGGTTTCCTTAGAGAAAGAGCTTCTATAATCGCTACAGGAAGTCCTTCGGAATCCCCATCACTTGCCACCATTGAATGCTGTATAAAACCCTGGCAACCAGTCATTAATCCTAAAACCTTATCATGTTCAAGGGCTCCTTTAAATTCTATTATAGATGAAAGTCCAAGACCTCGAACAATTAATTTGCATAAAGACAAGTATTCCCCATCCCCTACCATTATTAATTTAAGCTTATTATTGCTCCTATAAGCCTCATGAAAAGCCATAATCGTTAAAAATGGAGCCTTCTTCTCTACAAACCTACCTACAGCCAAGAAATAACTTGATTTTTCACAATTCAAACCATCTTTCTTATAAAGAAAATCCGTTCCACATGGAATTATTTTAATTTTATCAAGTTCAGCACCTAAACTTAATAGTTGTTTTTTCATATGAGCAGATACCACTATCAAATTAGATGCATAATTTAGAACATCTTCGTAAAATTCTCTAGTTGCATACTTAAATTTGTAGGCATCATGTCCGTGAAAATGTATGGTATAAGGAATATTAGCATTCACACAGGCCCTATAACAGACTTTTGCAGTAACGCCATATTCAATTAGGACATGCGTTACTCTTCTTTTAAGAAGATAATTTGCTAAAATCCTCTGTTGTTGAGAGTAGAAGGATTCCTTCAAAAGGATACGTTTAGCATACCTGATAAGACGAATAAAGAAACTGTGATTCCCAATATATACTGAATTCTCATTCGAGAGTACTCCATTGTTAATTGTAATCAAGACTTTTTCTCCATCCAGATACTTAACATGATTAGCAATAAAGGTCTCTGAATATTTCCCTAAACTAGGTGCAACAATTGCCAATACTTTCATAAAAATCTCTTAATGGATAATTTAGCACTCTGAACAGCTGACAGCTTAGGCAAATAATCTGCTGAATTTGGCATTTTTTTTAGGAAAGAGTATTTTTCATAAAAGTTGGAGAGCCTAATATCTGATTTATTAATCGTCTCTCTTCGAATTGCACCCACGCATAATTCAGCAATAAAATAATCGTGAGGATTCCATATGCTCATGCATTCAAAATAACTTATTTCTCCGTTAATTCCATCTGCAAAACATTGAAGCACTTCAATATCAACATCCTCATCTATGGGTTGGAGTCCATCTGGTTTATTTTTCCTCAAATGCTCTTGATGTCTCACTGTTGGGCAGGTTAATATGACTTGTCCATCTGGGTTAAGACAATTACATATATTTTCATAGAATTTCTCACGGTTTCCCTTTGCAATATGCTCAAACACATCTAGCAAAATGACAACATCAAATTTCCCTGAAGGAAAGTCTGATGTCAAATCCATACTATAGTAGTTTAGATTAGAGTTTTCAAAAATGCAACTAGCTATAGAATGCAGATGACTACTGATATCATAAGCCTCTACTTTTGCCTTTGGAAAATGCTTGCTAAATTCATAAGAGCTCCACCCTAGTCCATAGCCCAGATCAAGAATTCTACTTGTACCTTTTGGAATTCTTCGAATAGTTCTAAAAATAGCATTTTCAATTCTCTTATTAGGTTTAAAAAAATCTTGTATTAATTTATCTGAAAAATCATCATAAAACCTCTTAATATCCTTTTCATCTAACATGAACCACAATTTTAATTAATATCAATACTCTTATTCATTGTAATTAAACGACTTTATAAAATCTTCATTTACCCTTTCAATTATTTTTATACTTTCAGGATTCAAATCAACCTTATAACGTGCTTGCCCCGTAATTTTGCTTGACCATCTTTTCCTATATTGAATATCCAATTCATTTTCAATTTCATTAATATCAAATTTCAATTCACAGAAATCGGCTATCCCCTTTAAAACACTCCCTTTATCATTTAAAAAATCCTCGTATCTTATAATTTTAACTTCATCTGGATGCTGGGACTTATACTCTAAACATAATTGTAAATACTTATTCCACCGGTAAGACAAAGTCTCTACTATATTTCTGGGAGAACATCGCAACCAAGCAACATTCAGAAACAAGCCATTAAAATCATATTCAAGCCTTTCCAAAATTGACGCGACATTATCTCTTGGATCCCTTATAACGTATATCACTCTAAACTTAAACAAAGAAATATATCTTAAGTATGGCAAAATAGTTGCAAATCCAGGTACTTTAACAATGTAATATTTATTAATATCAACAAACAATCTCAAAGAAAAAGTAAATTTTTGAAGAAAAATGATAGGATACAAATACCATGTATACTCTGGGTCATCTAAAATGTTTTTTTTTGTTGCTCTAGCTAAAAGATTACTAATAGCACTTGTTCCCGAACGTTCGCAACCAACAACTAACACTTTCATTCGTAAGAAAAATAATGTTCAACTAATACTCCATCATTGAGTTTTGGCAATTCTCCTGAGCCAAAATAATCTCCACTATCAACATAAAAACTAACAACATCAACATAATCAGAAAGTATTGACCTATCAACAGATGCAATTCTTATATCAATTGAATAATTTCCATCGAACAATGGTAATTTGTTCAACGTACAAGATATTGAGTTTATCCCGTTATGTATAATTAAAGAATGAGAAGTAAATTGATTATTGCACAAGAACTTGGTATTTCCATATTTATCCTTGAACAATAACCTTATTAAACCTTCAAATGATTCCCCGACATACTGAATTCCTATCTCAATTTTTAGTTTCACACCACTTGCAATAACATTATTGGGGTGTGATGAATAAAAATTAATATTCTTAATCATCAGGTTAGATTTATCCTTTATTATGGATAAATTTAAAGTATCGTTATCCTTTTTAGATAAATTGGTATATAATCCTACTATAGAGGAAATATTACCTTGGGATTCTAGTTGTCCACCGTTAAGTAAGACTCCAAATCCACATAATTTCTCAACAGCAAGAATATTATGACTCACAAACAAAACCGTCCTTCCTTCATTCTTGCTCACCTCATCCATCTTACCCAGACATTTCTTTTGAAACTCGGCATCGCCTACAGCTAGTACTTCATCGACGATTAAGATCTCTGGTTCTAAATGAGCTGCTACGCTAAATGCCAGACGGACTTTCATGCCTGAGCTATAGTGTTTCACAGGGGTGTCAATGAATTTCTCAACACCACTAAAGGCCACTATCTCATCAAACTTGGCTTTTATCTCAGCTCGTTTCATGCCCAGGATAGTACCATTTAGGTAAATATTTTCCCTACCACTAAGCTCCATATGGAAGCCTGTACCTACTTCAAGTAGTGAAGACACACGGCCATTGATTTCAAACCTACCTGTAGTTGGTTCTGTAATCCTGCTAAGGATTTTCAAAAGGGTGCTTTTACCGGCTCCATTTCTGCCAATAATGCCTACTGCCTCGCCCTTTTTTATTTCAAAATCAATATCCTTCAGCGCCCAAAAATCTTCTTTTGTATTACTGGTCTTACCTAGTAATTTTGACAATTTGGCACCGAAAGCATTTCTGAGATCGCCCTCCTTTTTATGGCCAATCTCATATTTTTTACCTAGTCCTTCGACTTTTATTGCTACATCTCCCATCTTTAGACTACATCTGCCATTATACGCTCTACCTTTTTAAAGTAGAAAAGCGACGATATAAACAAAATAATTATTATTGAAAAAGAAATCAAGCTATATACTGATGGAGGTTGCTGTCCTAGTAAAGTCCACCGAAATCCTTCGATCACTCCGACCATCGGGTTAAGGTAATATAGTACATTAGCCCAATCAGGAAGATTATTCATAACTAGTGATGAAGGGTATCCTACTGGAGTGGCATATAACCCAAATTGAACCAAAAATGGAACAACATGCTTAAAATCACGAAAGCGAATGGTTAGTGCACTCATCCATATACCTACCGCCAGGGCAGATATCATGGCCATAATTAAAAACAAAGGAAAATAAATGATATTAATTGAAGGGGTAAATCCGTAAATCATCATTAATACCACCACCAGAAATAACCCAATAGAAAAATCTACCAGCCCTACTACGGCTTTAGATAAAGGAATTACTAACCTGGGGAAGTAAATTTTCTTAACCATTTCCTGAGCAGAAATGATAGAATCTCCTGCTTGCGCTAATACAAAAGAAAAATAACTCCATGCAGCCATTCCTGATATCGCAAAAAGAGGATATGGAACATCACCAGTATCTACTTTTATAGCTCTACCAAAAACCATAATAAATATTAACAAAGTAGCTAATGGCTGAATGAAAACCCATATCAGACCCAATGCTGTCTGAGCATACCTCACTCTCAAGTCTCGGTAGGCTAGAATTAAAAATAAGTCTTTATATTGAAATAATTCCTTAAGATTTAGGCGTAAACCTTTTTTATTTGCATCAACTACTAACTTATGCATTCTAAGTCTATACTTTTTATCACTCCCTATCCTCCCGGAGAAGCTCCGAGTCAACGCTTTCGATTTGAACAGTATTTAATGTTATTAAAAAACGAAGGCTTTAGCATTGATTTTCAGCCATTTCTAACCGAAAGAGGATGGTTTACTCTTTACAAAGATGGTAAATTCATCCTCAAACTTTATCATTTTACTAAAGGATTTGTAACCCGTTTTTTCACTTTATTTAAAATATACAATTACGATTTTATTTTTATTCACCGGGAAGCATCTCCCGCCGGACCACCTGTTTTTGAGTGGTTTATATCTAAAATATTAAATAAAAAGATAATTTACGATTTTGATGATGCTATTTGGCTAGAAGATCCTGACGAAAGTGGCTCTTTTAAAAGTAAAGTGAAATGGAAAAGTAAGGTGAAGCGTATTTGCCAATGGAGTTGGAAGGTAAGTGCCGGCAATCAATTTCTAGCTGATTTTGCTTCAAATTATTGTAAAAACGTAGTTATTACTCCTACTACTATTGACACGGAACATCAGCACACACCAACTTTAAAAGAATCTTCTCCTTCCCAAAAATTAGTTATTGGCTGGACAGGCACACACAGTACGCTACAGTACCTCACTCCTCTTATTCCTATAATTGAGGTGCTAGAAAAAGAATATGAATTTGACTTTCTAGTGATCTCCAACAAAAAACCTGGTTTTCCATTAAAATCATTAAAATTCATTCCCTGGAATAAAAAAAGTGAAATTGCTGACTTACAAAAAATAGACATAGGCGTAATGCCTTTAAGTGATGACCTGTGGTCACAAGGTAAATGTGGCTTTAAAGCGCTTCAATATATGGCTCTTAAAATTCCTGCTCTGGCTTCTCCTGTAGGAGTAAACACTCAAATAATTGACAATGGAATTAATGGCTATCTGTGTAAGACAGATAATGATTGGCTGAAGTATTTAAGAGAATTACTTAAAGATTCAGAAAAAAGGCAAAGAATGGGGGAACAAGCCAGGGTTAAAATCGAGAGTAACTATTCGGTCTCTGCCGTCTCTTCTAAATTCTTATCTTTATTTAAAGTGGAGTAATAGTAAATAATGATTAAACCCACCAAATAGAACGGCATAAGAGGAATTTTATAACGGGAAAGCGTACCGAAATTATAGGATGAGATACCTACTGCAAAGGCGAATACTACCGAAAATGTAATGCAAAATAATACATCTGGTTGAAATAAGTATTGGAAAAAGTTCCTTACCCCAAATTTCCACATCATCCATAGTGTTAAAAACAAAAAGCCCATGGCTTCTAAAGAGGATAGTAACATCAATGGGTTACGCACTTCCCAAAGATAGGGCCTGAATAAAGATACATTCACTGCCGAAGGAAATAGCTTTATCATACTCCCAAAAGAACCATCAAGCTCTCCTAGCGTATATCCGGAATTCTCTCCTTGTCTGGCTCCCCAGCCATACCGAATATCATAAGCTGTTACTTGAGCTGTGGTGGCAATATTTTCTAATGCATATTTAGAATTTTGTTCACCGACCTTATCAATAGCAAAATAGCCGACTCCAAGTGCAACCAATAGTAAAAATGGAGCTAACATAAACTTCAATGCTATGGATTGGATTTGCTCAATTTTACTAACAAAGTACCATAGAATAAGTGCCGGAAGGAAACAAAGCAATATGTAGACTTTAATTTGCAATATCAAAAATGAGCAGAACGCAAGAATGACAATATTAACAATATTCCAACTACGTCTTAAAAAGAGCTGATCAAAGCTATAGGTAATCCACGCTATTGCGCCTAATGTTACTGTATCCTTCAATATACCAGACCCCCAAAAGAACACAGAAGGCACAAATAATATTGCTAAAGCCAGCCAATTGTTCATTACCGGATATTTAGTACTAAAAGTCATGTACATAGCCCACATACCAGAAAAGCTTAGTGCTGCAAAAATTACAGCAGTAGCAGAATAGGTAGAAAAGGTTATCAAATCGATAAGGGAGACTATTTTTATTAAAAAGTAAGAGTGCTCATCTCTAAAGTACCAGATATGTGAAGCATAGGTATATACTCCCTCATAATTACCATCTGCAGTGAGCATTTTATATCCTGTAGAAAAAGAATCATTAAAGGCCTTCCAAACCCAACGACTACCATGGGTATGGTAAGCAAACGTATCTCCTCCTCCATAATAAAACTGATATACCATTCCTATGGCAATGGCCCCTACTATTTTTACGCTAAGACCTGGAATGAAATACTTCATAGTGCTTTCATTACTCACATATGGCCTAATGATGTACGCCAAAACATACACCACTATCAGCACAATAGGAGTTACTATAAAGTCTTTTAATTCCATTGATATGATCTAAAAATCACGAAGCTTTTCACGAGCTTTTCTATGGACATCATCTTTGCGCTTAGCTTGCTTTTTCACTAGCTTATAATAGCGCTTAGACTCACGGTCATTACCTTCCTGTTTATAGATATCTCCCAAGGCCAACAGTGAATAATGATAATAACCTGTGTCTGTAGCCTCAATCTCTTCAGAAAAGTTTTTTGCTCTTATATAATAATACTTTGCCTTTTCATTATTATGCTCAGATTCATAAATCTGTCCTAGAAAAAAAGCAGCATAACGACCACTGGTTCCTTCATAGCCTATCATGTCATCATCTATTCGCTTAATGATTTGCTCTGCCACTGGCTTAGCAGCACTAAATCTGCCAGAAGAATATAGCAACCGGGCATAATACCTATGAAAATAAGGATTATCAGGGTAAGTAGTATGAAGGTACTCCCCTATTTGTAATGCTTTAGGTCTATTATTTTCA includes the following:
- a CDS encoding glycosyltransferase, with the translated sequence MKVLAIVAPSLGKYSETFIANHVKYLDGEKVLITINNGVLSNENSVYIGNHSFFIRLIRYAKRILLKESFYSQQQRILANYLLKRRVTHVLIEYGVTAKVCYRACVNANIPYTIHFHGHDAYKFKYATREFYEDVLNYASNLIVVSAHMKKQLLSLGAELDKIKIIPCGTDFLYKKDGLNCEKSSYFLAVGRFVEKKAPFLTIMAFHEAYRSNNKLKLIMVGDGEYLSLCKLIVRGLGLSSIIEFKGALEHDKVLGLMTGCQGFIQHSMVASDGDSEGLPVAIIEALSLRKPVISTNHSGIPEIVKHGVNGFLSEEGDVLEMSENLLKVASGYNFNFENTKRLNLMEQIQKLNNILS
- a CDS encoding ABC transporter permease, which translates into the protein MHKLVVDANKKGLRLNLKELFQYKDLFLILAYRDLRVRYAQTALGLIWVFIQPLATLLIFIMVFGRAIKVDTGDVPYPLFAISGMAAWSYFSFVLAQAGDSIISAQEMVKKIYFPRLVIPLSKAVVGLVDFSIGLFLVVVLMMIYGFTPSINIIYFPLFLIMAMISALAVGIWMSALTIRFRDFKHVVPFLVQFGLYATPVGYPSSLVMNNLPDWANVLYYLNPMVGVIEGFRWTLLGQQPPSVYSLISFSIIIILFISSLFYFKKVERIMADVV
- a CDS encoding glycosyltransferase; its protein translation is MLLKNEGFSIDFQPFLTERGWFTLYKDGKFILKLYHFTKGFVTRFFTLFKIYNYDFIFIHREASPAGPPVFEWFISKILNKKIIYDFDDAIWLEDPDESGSFKSKVKWKSKVKRICQWSWKVSAGNQFLADFASNYCKNVVITPTTIDTEHQHTPTLKESSPSQKLVIGWTGTHSTLQYLTPLIPIIEVLEKEYEFDFLVISNKKPGFPLKSLKFIPWNKKSEIADLQKIDIGVMPLSDDLWSQGKCGFKALQYMALKIPALASPVGVNTQIIDNGINGYLCKTDNDWLKYLRELLKDSEKRQRMGEQARVKIESNYSVSAVSSKFLSLFKVE
- a CDS encoding class I SAM-dependent methyltransferase, whose protein sequence is MLDEKDIKRFYDDFSDKLIQDFFKPNKRIENAIFRTIRRIPKGTSRILDLGYGLGWSSYEFSKHFPKAKVEAYDISSHLHSIASCIFENSNLNYYSMDLTSDFPSGKFDVVILLDVFEHIAKGNREKFYENICNCLNPDGQVILTCPTVRHQEHLRKNKPDGLQPIDEDVDIEVLQCFADGINGEISYFECMSIWNPHDYFIAELCVGAIRRETINKSDIRLSNFYEKYSFLKKMPNSADYLPKLSAVQSAKLSIKRFL
- a CDS encoding ABC transporter ATP-binding protein — translated: MGDVAIKVEGLGKKYEIGHKKEGDLRNAFGAKLSKLLGKTSNTKEDFWALKDIDFEIKKGEAVGIIGRNGAGKSTLLKILSRITEPTTGRFEINGRVSSLLEVGTGFHMELSGRENIYLNGTILGMKRAEIKAKFDEIVAFSGVEKFIDTPVKHYSSGMKVRLAFSVAAHLEPEILIVDEVLAVGDAEFQKKCLGKMDEVSKNEGRTVLFVSHNILAVEKLCGFGVLLNGGQLESQGNISSIVGLYTNLSKKDNDTLNLSIIKDKSNLMIKNINFYSSHPNNVIASGVKLKIEIGIQYVGESFEGLIRLLFKDKYGNTKFLCNNQFTSHSLIIHNGINSISCTLNKLPLFDGNYSIDIRIASVDRSILSDYVDVVSFYVDSGDYFGSGELPKLNDGVLVEHYFSYE
- a CDS encoding sulfotransferase family protein — its product is MKVLVVGCERSGTSAISNLLARATKKNILDDPEYTWYLYPIIFLQKFTFSLRLFVDINKYYIVKVPGFATILPYLRYISLFKFRVIYVIRDPRDNVASILERLEYDFNGLFLNVAWLRCSPRNIVETLSYRWNKYLQLCLEYKSQHPDEVKIIRYEDFLNDKGSVLKGIADFCELKFDINEIENELDIQYRKRWSSKITGQARYKVDLNPESIKIIERVNEDFIKSFNYNE
- a CDS encoding glycosyltransferase family 2 protein, whose product is MSAYNAERFIKESIDSILAQKFTDFELLIADDGSTDSTKYIIDSYSDKRIKTFHNEHNYHKPVTVQKLFEKSIGEIITIHDADDISTPNRFAKMISLLNSRPDIYMSGHSMERMSESGRPLGVFRNKETDFTLIKENMRYANTDGDASMFIRRDVLDSIGQVFRPYFKNNMDYDLALRIIERYKTTNVPEVLYYYRNVSSSISKGDNSYKKLITQKVTQFLAKERAQFGHDSLQQYDLRKIRQMEDEFSKPYLADITLYHRERAEFFMHCKMNFRAIKLMLIAVILNPFRGVNWRTLQYCIRKTIFKF